A genome region from Megalobrama amblycephala isolate DHTTF-2021 linkage group LG16, ASM1881202v1, whole genome shotgun sequence includes the following:
- the serpinh1b gene encoding LOW QUALITY PROTEIN: serpin H1b (The sequence of the model RefSeq protein was modified relative to this genomic sequence to represent the inferred CDS: deleted 1 base in 1 codon), whose amino-acid sequence MWVSNFIALCLLAVAVSGEDKKLSTHATSMADTSTNLAFNLYHNVAKEKGLDNILISPVVVASSLGMVAMGGKSSTASQVKSLLKADALKDDHLHTGLSELLSEVSNPQARNVTWKISNRLYGPSSVSFAEDFVKNSKKHYNYEHSKINFRDKRSAINSINEWAAKSTDGKLPEITKDVKNTDGAMIVNAMFFKPHWDEKFHHKMVDNRGFLVSRSHTISVPMMHRTGVYGFYEDTENKLFVVSMPLAHKKSSMIFIMPYHVEPLERLEKLLTRQQLDTWVSKLEERAVAISLPKVSMEVSHDLQKHLGELGLTEAVDKSKADLSNISGKKDLYLANVFHASAFEWDTEGNPFDTSIYGSEKIRNPKLFYADHPFIFLVKDNKTNSILFIGRLVRPKGDKMRDEL is encoded by the exons ATGTGGGTATCCAACTTCATTGCTCTGTGCCTTTTGGCTGTGGCCGTGTCCGGTGAGGACAAAAAGCTGAGTACCCATGCAACCTCCATGGCAGACACCAGCACAAACCTGGCCTTCAATCTCTACCACAATGTCGCCAAAGAAAAGGGACTTGACAACATCCTCATCTCTCCCGTGGTGGTGGCCTCCTCTCTGGGCATGGTAGCCATGGGGGGCAAATCCTCCACTGCGTCCCAGGTCAAGAGCCTATTGAAAGCTGACGCCCTGAAGGACGACCATCTGCATACAGGCCTGTCTGAGCTTCTGAGCGAGGTCAGCAACCCTCAGGCCCGCAACGTCACGTGGAAGATCAGCAACAGGCTGTACGGCCCCAGCTCCGTCAGCTTTGCAGAGGACTTCGTCAAGAACAGCAAGAAGCACTACAACTACGAACACTCGAAGATCAACTTCCGTGATAAGAGAAGCGCCATCAACTCCATCAATGAGTGGGCTGCCAAGTCAACTGATGGAAAGCTGCCAGAAATTACCAAGGATGTGAAAAACACAGATGGGGCTATGATCGTCAATGCTATGTTCTTTAAAC CCCACTGGGATGAGAAGTTCCACCACAAGATGGTTGATAACCGTGGTTTCCTGGTTTCCCGCTCTCACACGATCTCTGTTCCAATGATGCATCGCACAG GCGTCTACGGCTTCTACGAAGACACAGAAAACAAGCTGTTTGTGGTCAGCATGCCTTTGGCACATAAGAAGTCCAGCATGATTTTCATCATGCCTTACCATGTAGAgcctctggagagactggagaaACTGCTCACTCGCCAGCAGCTGGACACCTGGGTCAGCAAACTCGAGGAGAGAGCGGTCGCCATCTCACTGCCTAAAGTTAGCATGGAAGTTAGCCACGACCTTCAG AAACATCTTGGAGAACTTGGTCTTACCGAGGCCGTGGACAAGTCTAAGGCAGACCTGTCCAATATCTCTGGCAAGAAAGATCTTTACCTCGCCAATGTCTTCCATGCCTCTGCCTTT GAGTGGGACACAGAGGGAAACCCATTTGACACCAGCATTTATGGTAGTGAGAAGATCAGGAACCCCAAGCTCTTCTACGCTGACCATCCCTTCATCTTCCTTGTGAAAGATAACAAGACCAACTCCATCCTTTTTATTGGCAGGCTAGTTCGTCCTAAGGGTGACAAAATGAGAGATGAATTGTAA